In Deltaproteobacteria bacterium, one DNA window encodes the following:
- a CDS encoding TIGR04211 family SH3 domain-containing protein, protein MNRIRYSFFLLIACSLCWMSGVGLAETMYVTDRLYLSLRNTPELEQPSIAVLPSDTAVEVLETDNGWAKVKLEDGRTGWVLKKYLVRDLPKSVVIERLQGRIRIESLTIQNLKDRIRQLSLTIEQLQKQVKNKSAALERLEQQGVGKPSPVTRESGGEGGGTSLLLARLRDENASLKRQLSELESLRAREAVLKAELGDLKQRIAQDSSDETAGVGQSLTRRKEVYLIAAGALLVGLILGYMARRPDKNRFYLR, encoded by the coding sequence ATGAACAGGATCAGGTACTCCTTTTTCCTTCTAATAGCGTGCTCTCTCTGCTGGATGAGCGGGGTTGGACTGGCTGAAACCATGTATGTGACCGACCGCCTCTATCTCTCCCTCCGGAATACACCCGAGTTAGAGCAACCCTCGATAGCCGTTCTTCCTTCGGACACGGCAGTGGAGGTGCTTGAGACGGATAACGGTTGGGCGAAGGTGAAGCTGGAGGACGGTAGAACCGGATGGGTTCTGAAGAAGTACCTCGTACGGGACTTGCCCAAGTCTGTTGTTATCGAGCGGCTGCAAGGGCGGATCAGGATTGAGTCCCTCACGATCCAGAACCTCAAGGACCGGATCAGGCAGTTGTCTCTCACCATTGAACAGTTGCAGAAACAGGTGAAGAACAAGTCGGCCGCCCTGGAACGACTCGAACAGCAGGGGGTCGGTAAGCCATCTCCAGTCACTCGGGAATCGGGAGGAGAGGGGGGCGGCACATCCCTGCTCCTTGCGAGGCTTAGGGATGAGAATGCATCTCTGAAGAGGCAACTTTCCGAACTGGAGTCCCTCAGGGCCAGAGAGGCCGTCTTGAAGGCTGAACTGGGGGATTTGAAACAGAGAATCGCACAGGATAGCAGTGATGAGACTGCCGGGGTGGGGCAAAGCCTGACAAGACGCAAAGAGGTCTACCTCATCGCCGCCGGAGCGCTTCTGGTGGGACTGATTCTCGGATACATGGCAAGACGTCCTGACAAGAACCGGTTCTATCTCAGATAG
- a CDS encoding GNAT family N-acetyltransferase, with protein MDRVELRGWKREDLDQVADLWFGLATLVSPMDGFYRISPDARKKYMTYLRRVFRDPNYAVFVAEGSEGLVGFAMGRINRNPSVVIPESVGYIENVFVKEERRKSGIGKALCSRLLDWFKEKGIGHVELFYQLENRGAEAFWKTMGFKAWLAKAYMIL; from the coding sequence ATGGACAGGGTGGAGCTGAGGGGGTGGAAAAGGGAGGACCTGGATCAGGTTGCCGATCTCTGGTTCGGGCTGGCTACCCTTGTAAGTCCCATGGACGGCTTTTACAGGATTTCACCCGATGCGAGGAAGAAGTACATGACATATTTGAGAAGGGTCTTTCGAGACCCAAACTACGCCGTTTTCGTCGCCGAGGGCTCCGAGGGACTAGTTGGTTTTGCCATGGGGCGGATCAACAGGAACCCATCCGTTGTTATCCCTGAGAGCGTGGGTTATATCGAGAACGTTTTCGTCAAGGAGGAAAGGCGGAAGTCCGGGATCGGAAAGGCACTGTGCAGCAGGCTCCTGGACTGGTTCAAGGAGAAAGGGATCGGCCATGTCGAGCTCTTCTATCAGCTCGAGAATCGGGGGGCCGAAGCTTTTTGGAAGACCATGGGGTTCAAGGCGTGGCTTGCTAAGGCCTACATGATTCTCTAA
- a CDS encoding threonylcarbamoyl-AMP synthase, with translation MIISINPKNPQKRLVDRAVKVLQQGGLIGYPTDTIYGIGCDLFNKEAIEKIYRLKKHDRKKPLSFICSDLDDISRYARVSNYAYKTMRRLLPGPYTFILEATKLVPKIATTKQKTVGIRVPDNQICLSIVRSLGHPIISTSVYTVNEELYSDPAEIEERFGKQLDLVIDGGIIAAEHSSVIDLTDEEPRVVRRGKGDVSVFESI, from the coding sequence ATGATCATCAGTATCAACCCGAAGAATCCGCAGAAGAGATTGGTTGACAGGGCTGTAAAGGTGCTGCAGCAGGGGGGGCTGATCGGCTATCCCACCGATACGATCTATGGAATCGGTTGCGATCTCTTCAACAAAGAGGCGATAGAGAAGATCTATCGGCTGAAGAAACACGACAGAAAGAAGCCATTGAGTTTTATCTGCTCCGACCTTGACGACATCAGCCGGTATGCCAGGGTTTCAAACTACGCCTACAAGACGATGAGGAGGCTTCTCCCCGGGCCGTACACCTTTATCCTCGAGGCGACCAAACTCGTGCCGAAGATAGCCACTACCAAGCAGAAGACGGTCGGGATTCGTGTTCCAGACAACCAGATCTGCCTGAGCATCGTCCGTTCACTGGGTCATCCCATTATCAGTACGAGTGTGTATACGGTGAATGAGGAGCTGTACAGTGATCCGGCCGAGATCGAAGAGAGATTCGGCAAGCAACTCGACCTCGTTATCGACGGAGGCATTATCGCGGCGGAGCACTCGAGTGTCATCGACCTGACCGATGAGGAGCCGAGAGTGGTCCGGCGGGGTAAAGGCGACGTGAGCGTCTTCGAATCGATCTAG
- a CDS encoding amidohydrolase family protein, which produces MDRDGMIIDGHTHIFPRKVRENRHSYCQMDPAFREIYGNEKAKLVGPESVIAAMDDAGVDMAVVCGFPWQSHDLCVMTNDAILEAVQRFPGRLVGFGSVCLEEPERAPKEIERCAEGGLRGIGELGFYTRKMTRQDCLRMAPICRGAVDLKLPLLLHANETVGHFYPGKGDTDLKEFYWFISSYPDLVIILAHWGGGLVFYEMMPSVARVTRRVYYDTAASPFLYREVVYRVAHEIVGPDRIIFGSDYPLLGPERYIREIEGAGLDRLSVEKILGENLRGILAL; this is translated from the coding sequence TTGGATCGAGACGGCATGATCATCGATGGGCATACCCATATCTTTCCCCGCAAGGTGCGCGAGAACCGGCATAGTTACTGCCAGATGGATCCCGCCTTTCGCGAGATATACGGCAACGAAAAGGCAAAGCTGGTGGGACCCGAGTCCGTGATCGCAGCGATGGACGACGCTGGGGTCGACATGGCCGTTGTGTGCGGGTTCCCCTGGCAGAGCCATGACCTCTGTGTGATGACGAATGATGCGATCCTGGAGGCTGTCCAGCGTTTCCCCGGCCGGCTGGTGGGTTTTGGTTCGGTCTGCCTGGAAGAGCCGGAACGTGCGCCGAAAGAGATTGAACGCTGTGCTGAGGGGGGGCTTCGAGGGATCGGAGAGCTCGGCTTCTATACACGGAAGATGACCCGGCAGGACTGTCTCAGGATGGCTCCCATCTGCAGGGGAGCGGTGGATCTGAAACTGCCCCTGCTCCTCCACGCCAATGAGACCGTGGGGCATTTCTATCCGGGCAAGGGTGATACGGACCTGAAGGAATTCTACTGGTTCATATCTTCCTACCCCGACCTTGTGATCATTCTGGCTCACTGGGGTGGTGGGCTCGTGTTTTATGAAATGATGCCCTCGGTGGCCCGGGTGACTCGGAGGGTCTACTATGACACAGCGGCCAGCCCTTTTCTTTACAGGGAGGTTGTCTATCGGGTGGCCCATGAGATAGTTGGTCCAGATCGGATCATTTTCGGGAGCGACTACCCCCTTCTAGGGCCGGAACGGTACATCAGAGAGATAGAGGGGGCAGGCCTGGACCGATTATCCGTTGAGAAGATTCTGGGGGAGAATCTGAGGGGAATCCTTGCCCTGTAA
- a CDS encoding replication-associated recombination protein A, whose translation MQIGPKKPAGDLFGGEAGRVSRQWAPLAERMRPETLDDFVGQQHLLGEGKVLRDTIEKGHIYSMIFWGPPGTGKTTLARIVARASGCHFISFSAVLSGVKEIREVIEEAKGRMKYHGQRTVLFVDEIHRFNKAQQDAFLPHVERGTLILIGATTENPSFEVISPLLSRARVFVLEPLCVEEIMEILRRALGDRERGLGGLEVKASDEFLRNLAVFANGDARVGLSTLELAVELAPSDQRTGRALTEEVLKKVLGRKSLVYDKNGEEHYNLISAFHKSLRGGDPDAALYWLGRMLEAGEDPLYVARRMVRFASEDVGNADPQALQMALAAAEAFRFLGSPEGDLALAQAAVYLATAPKSNAIYTAHRDMIRDVREKKTLPVPMHLRNAPTRLMKELGYGREYKYPHDYPGRFVEEDYFPENLKGRVYYRPRESGFEKEIRARLAAWWKDRRKSREPGGGSERGAPP comes from the coding sequence ATGCAAATAGGACCGAAAAAGCCGGCGGGAGATCTTTTCGGAGGAGAGGCCGGTAGGGTGTCGAGGCAGTGGGCCCCCCTGGCTGAACGGATGCGGCCCGAGACCCTCGATGACTTCGTGGGGCAGCAGCATCTGTTGGGGGAGGGGAAGGTTCTCAGGGACACCATCGAGAAGGGCCATATCTACTCCATGATATTTTGGGGTCCTCCTGGAACGGGGAAAACCACCCTAGCCCGGATCGTGGCTCGTGCCTCGGGCTGCCACTTTATCAGTTTCAGCGCCGTTCTTTCCGGTGTTAAGGAGATTCGAGAGGTCATCGAAGAGGCGAAGGGACGGATGAAGTACCATGGCCAGAGGACCGTCCTTTTTGTCGACGAGATTCACCGTTTCAACAAGGCCCAGCAGGATGCTTTCCTGCCCCACGTGGAAAGGGGTACCCTGATTCTGATAGGGGCAACCACGGAAAACCCCTCCTTCGAGGTCATATCTCCCCTGCTGTCCAGAGCAAGAGTCTTTGTTTTGGAGCCTCTCTGTGTGGAGGAGATTATGGAGATTTTGAGGCGGGCACTCGGCGACAGGGAGAGGGGGCTGGGCGGATTGGAGGTGAAGGCCTCCGATGAATTTCTCAGAAACCTGGCCGTCTTTGCCAACGGAGACGCCAGGGTCGGCCTGAGCACCTTGGAACTCGCCGTGGAACTGGCACCTTCTGATCAGAGAACCGGAAGAGCCCTGACAGAGGAAGTCCTGAAAAAGGTTTTGGGCAGGAAGTCTCTGGTTTACGATAAGAATGGTGAGGAACACTACAACCTCATCTCTGCCTTCCACAAGAGCCTGCGAGGCGGAGACCCGGATGCGGCACTCTACTGGTTGGGAAGGATGCTGGAGGCAGGGGAAGACCCCCTTTACGTGGCTCGAAGGATGGTCCGCTTTGCATCGGAAGACGTGGGAAACGCCGATCCTCAGGCTTTGCAGATGGCACTAGCAGCGGCTGAGGCTTTCCGGTTCCTGGGTTCTCCCGAAGGAGATCTGGCACTGGCCCAGGCAGCCGTATACCTGGCGACCGCGCCTAAGAGCAACGCCATCTATACGGCCCACCGGGATATGATACGAGACGTCCGAGAAAAGAAGACGCTCCCGGTTCCCATGCACCTGAGGAACGCTCCTACGAGGCTTATGAAGGAGTTGGGTTACGGGAGAGAGTACAAGTATCCTCATGATTATCCGGGTCGGTTCGTGGAGGAGGATTATTTTCCCGAAAACCTGAAGGGGAGAGTGTACTATCGACCACGGGAAAGCGGGTTTGAGAAGGAGATCAGGGCCCGACTCGCCGCCTGGTGGAAAGACAGAAGGAAGAGCAGAGAACCAGGTGGCGGGAGTGAAAGAGGAGCTCCACCTTGA
- the lptF gene encoding LPS export ABC transporter permease LptF, with product MKRRKIFFYVLREILAPLGMGLGVITFVLLVGRMFKLSDLVINKGVNLVDVIKLFVFVLPNFLVFAIPMALLLGVLLAFGRLSGDHELTAMKASGISLFQLVPPVLTVSLLCCLAAALMAIYALPWGSRSFRNTLYEIARTKVHIELKPRVFNDSFPGLVFYVDGMNPRGDRMEGVLIQDERDREQRQVVVAKVAQVVSDPDKGEVILVLEDGSIHITDREESFYRKIDFDTYSMRLDLAGSLGGNGEIRTMDSEKSIGELRKEIREKEARGEESIHERVVINEKYAFPFTSIAFGLLGIAIGVRPPRSGRSYSLVKSLGVILGYYVLMTAMEALAARAVLTPWVATWIPNAVFFSLGVFLLVRRGLERPSSIGDRLGWLLDEVATRIRPKG from the coding sequence TTGAAAAGGAGGAAGATATTCTTCTATGTGCTGAGGGAGATTCTGGCTCCATTGGGCATGGGACTGGGTGTAATCACTTTCGTGCTTCTGGTGGGGAGAATGTTCAAGCTTTCAGACCTGGTCATCAACAAGGGCGTGAACCTTGTCGATGTTATCAAACTCTTCGTCTTTGTCCTCCCTAATTTCCTGGTCTTCGCAATCCCCATGGCCCTGCTTCTCGGTGTGCTTCTGGCATTCGGAAGACTGTCAGGCGACCACGAGCTCACGGCGATGAAGGCTTCTGGGATAAGTCTGTTTCAGCTGGTTCCTCCGGTCTTGACGGTCTCTCTTCTCTGCTGCCTGGCTGCCGCGTTGATGGCGATTTATGCCCTTCCCTGGGGAAGCAGGAGTTTCAGAAATACGCTTTACGAGATCGCCCGAACCAAGGTGCATATCGAGTTGAAACCCCGTGTCTTCAATGACAGCTTCCCCGGGCTTGTCTTCTATGTCGATGGAATGAATCCCAGGGGGGACAGGATGGAGGGGGTCTTGATCCAGGATGAGAGGGACAGGGAGCAGAGGCAGGTCGTTGTCGCGAAAGTAGCCCAAGTGGTGTCAGACCCTGATAAAGGGGAGGTGATCCTGGTACTGGAGGATGGAAGCATCCATATCACGGACCGGGAAGAGAGCTTTTACCGGAAAATCGATTTTGATACCTACTCCATGAGGTTGGATCTTGCCGGTTCTCTTGGAGGCAACGGGGAGATCAGGACCATGGACAGTGAGAAGTCGATTGGGGAGTTGAGGAAGGAGATCAGAGAGAAGGAGGCGAGAGGAGAGGAGTCGATCCACGAGAGAGTCGTGATCAATGAGAAATACGCTTTTCCGTTTACCTCGATTGCGTTCGGGCTTTTGGGAATCGCTATCGGGGTACGGCCCCCCAGATCCGGGAGGTCATACAGTCTCGTCAAGAGCCTCGGTGTGATCCTTGGGTACTACGTGCTGATGACCGCCATGGAGGCTCTGGCCGCAAGAGCGGTCTTGACGCCATGGGTAGCCACGTGGATCCCCAATGCGGTCTTTTTCTCCCTTGGAGTCTTTCTTCTCGTCAGGAGAGGCCTCGAAAGACCTTCTTCAATTGGAGACAGGTTAGGCTGGCTACTGGATGAGGTGGCAACTCGGATCAGACCGAAGGGGTAA